TGTCGCAGTTTTTGATGCCATAAATAGTAAGCATAAATACCTCTTAATTTTCCGCACTTGAAGGCGGGTCAATATGAATAAGAATTTCAGCCTGAGGATATTGAGAACTTAATGCGAGTTCAACCTGCTCAGCTATTGAGTGCCCTTCCCTCACCGTAATATTACCATCAACCTCTATATGCATTTGAATAAATAGATCTCGGCCAGATGCACGCGTTTTAAGATGATGCATACCCTGAACATCCGGCACCGCTGCAACAATGGCGATGATGCGCTCTTCATCCTCAGTTCCCATCTCTTTATCCATCAACATGTCAATAGCTGGAATTGCGACATCCCATGCACCATGAAGAATATAAACAGTAATCAAAGCGGCAAAGACGGCATCTGCATATATATACCCGTATCCAGCCGCAATAGCAGAAGCAATAACACCAATATTGAGCAGAAGATCACCCGTATAATGAAGCTGGTCACCAGCAATAGCGATGGAACCAGATTTCTTCACTACATACGACTGAAACATTACCAAACCAAATGATAGCACCACGGCCAATAACGAAACGCCGATAACATAATCAGGTGCTTGATATGCTTGGGGGGTCAGGAAATGCTCGACTGCCTCTACCGCCAATAAAACTGATAGAACCACCATCACCGCCGCCTGAAATAGCCCAGCTAGAGCCTCTGCTTTGCCGTGACCAAAACGGTGATCATCATCGGCGGGGATAAGAGCTGCTTTCACAGCGAAGAGCGTAACAACTGAGGATGCCATATCTAGAAAAGAGTCAGACAGTGATCCAAGCATTGCAACAGAGCCAGACATCCACCATGCGATTGCTTTGGTCATTACCAACACCAAAGCAACTGATACAGCGGCCCATGTGGCATAGCGCATTAAGTGGCCTGTATTTTCTCTGTCCATATACTGCGTCCTTTTTCACATAATAAAAAACGCCCTACCATTTTGGTAGAGCGTTTTTAAATCATTACACGATGCTTATAGAAGCTTAGTGGAGTTTTGTTTCCACATCTTCGATTGCAGCGTTAGCAAGCTCTTTGCCAGCTTTGCCTTTAAGCGTATCAGCAAGAACAGCTGTTGCAGCATTTACCGCTACGTCCACAGCAGTAGCCTGCACTTCCTTAACAGCAGAAGCCTCAGCCTGCGCGATCTTCTCTTCAGCAGCTTTGGTGCGGCGCTCAACCATGTTAGCGATATCGCCTTTAGCAGCTTCAGTCATGATCTTCGCATCTTCTTCAGCACGGGCCAGGATTTCAGCAGCTTCTTTTTCTGCATCACGCTGTTTGCGCTGATAGTCATGAAGCATTTGCTCTGCTTCATCACGAAGGTTCTTTGCTTCTTCGATTTGCGAACGGATTTCCTCTGCACGCGCATCCAGCATTTCGCCAAGGAGTTTAGGAACACCTTTCCAAAGCAAAATACCAACGAATACAAGGAAGGAGCCTGCTACCCAGAAGGTTGGATCTGAAAAGTCCATGTTACGCCCCCTTCGCTGTATCGAGTGCAGCTTTCACCGCATCAGCAACAGTTTTCTCTTTTGCTTCAACACCAGCAAGCTTAGCAACCATCTCAGAAGCTACTTCAGCGGCAACAGTATCGATGCCTGCAAGTGCTTCATCACGTGCTTTCATAATGCGTGCTTCAGCTTCTTCTGCTTTAGCGCCAAGAGTTGCATCCAACTCTGACTGTGCTTTAGCAATATCAGCTTGAATTGTGTCTTTTGCACCCAGAACGATTTCCTGAGCTTTTTTGCGGGCATCAGCAACAGCTGCTTCATAAGCTGCTTTTACTTCTTCCGCTTCATTTTTAAGACGCTCAGCAGTATCAAGATTGTTTGCTACGTTTTCTTCACGCTCTCCGAGAACTTTGGTTACACGCGGAAGAACGATGCGTGAAACAACAAAGAACAAGAAGAGGAAAGTAAGAAGCAACCAAGCGATCTGGTTGGTATAAGTACCATCCGCAATCACGTTAAGCTGCGGCAAACCACCTTGGTCCTGAGCTACTTCTGTATTGGCGTTGGCCATCACATGCCTCTATGGCTGAATGTTCGAACTTTGGAGCTTGGCTCCACTGCTAATGATATAGCAGTTAAACAGCATAGAGCGCGACCAATAAGAACGGCCGCGCTATGCTTTAGCAGTCAAGATCTTCTTAAGTGAAGAGGATCAGGAATGCAATCACAAGTGCGAACAGACCAG
This DNA window, taken from Kordiimonas sp. SCSIO 12603, encodes the following:
- a CDS encoding cation diffusion facilitator family transporter → MDRENTGHLMRYATWAAVSVALVLVMTKAIAWWMSGSVAMLGSLSDSFLDMASSVVTLFAVKAALIPADDDHRFGHGKAEALAGLFQAAVMVVLSVLLAVEAVEHFLTPQAYQAPDYVIGVSLLAVVLSFGLVMFQSYVVKKSGSIAIAGDQLHYTGDLLLNIGVIASAIAAGYGYIYADAVFAALITVYILHGAWDVAIPAIDMLMDKEMGTEDEERIIAIVAAVPDVQGMHHLKTRASGRDLFIQMHIEVDGNITVREGHSIAEQVELALSSQYPQAEILIHIDPPSSAEN
- a CDS encoding ATP F0F1 synthase subunit B; the protein is MDFSDPTFWVAGSFLVFVGILLWKGVPKLLGEMLDARAEEIRSQIEEAKNLRDEAEQMLHDYQRKQRDAEKEAAEILARAEEDAKIMTEAAKGDIANMVERRTKAAEEKIAQAEASAVKEVQATAVDVAVNAATAVLADTLKGKAGKELANAAIEDVETKLH
- a CDS encoding hypothetical protein (produces ATP from ADP in the presence of a proton gradient across the membrane; subunit B' is part of the membrane proton channel.), which produces MANANTEVAQDQGGLPQLNVIADGTYTNQIAWLLLTFLFLFFVVSRIVLPRVTKVLGEREENVANNLDTAERLKNEAEEVKAAYEAAVADARKKAQEIVLGAKDTIQADIAKAQSELDATLGAKAEEAEARIMKARDEALAGIDTVAAEVASEMVAKLAGVEAKEKTVADAVKAALDTAKGA